Proteins from a genomic interval of Benincasa hispida cultivar B227 chromosome 7, ASM972705v1, whole genome shotgun sequence:
- the LOC120081708 gene encoding ras-related protein RABA1c-like, which yields MSAYRAEDDYDYLFKVVLIGDSGVGKSNLLSRFTKNEFSLESKSTIGVEFATRSLNLDGKVIKAQIWDTAGQERYRAITSAYYRGAVGALLVYDVTRHSTYENVEKWLKELRDHTDPNIVVMLVGNKSDLRHLVAVSTEDAKSFAETESLYFMETSALEATNVDNAFAEVLTQIYHIVSKKAMEANDDAAASAVLAKGEKIDISKDVSEVKKGGCCSS from the exons ATGTCTGCCTACAGAGCTGAAGATGACTATGACTACCTCTTCAAGGTCGTCTTAATCGGAGATTCTGGCGTTGGCAAGTCCAATTTGCTTTCCCGCTTTACCAAAAACGAGTTCAGCCTCGAATCTAAGTCTACTATTGGGGTTGAGTTTGCTACTCGCAGTTTGAATCTTGATGGCAAGGTTATCAAGGCTCAGATTTGGGACACTGCTGGCCAGGAACG GTATAGAGCGATTACAAGTGCTTACTATCGAGGAGCAGTTGGCGCCCTGCTTGTGTACGATGTTACACGACACTCCACATATGAAAATGTTGAGAAGTGGTTGAAGGAGTTGAGAGATCATACCGATCCCAACATTGTAGTAATGCTAGTTGGCAACAAATCAGATCTTCGCCATCTTGTGGCAGTGTCAACTGAGGATGCAAAATCATTTGCTGAGACAGAGTCCCTCTATTTCATGGAAACCTCTGCCCTTGAAGCCACAAACGTTGACAATGCCTTTGCTGAAGTGCTTACACAAATTTACCACATAGTGAGCAAGAAGGCTATGGAAGCTAACGATGATGCTGCTGCATCAGCCGTTCTAGCAAAAGGGGAGAAAATTGATATCAGTAAGGATGTCTCCGAGGTAAAGAAAGGCGGTTGCTGTTCCAGCTAG